In Leifsonia sp. AK011, the genomic stretch TCATCTGCGACAACTACGCGCGTGGTCATGGGTCAAGGGTAGGTGAGGGGTAGACGCGCTGAGATCGTGGTGGGTCCGCCGACAGGGCTCTCGACCTGCAGGGTGCCGCCCACGCCGCGCAGTCGTTCGCGGAGGCCAGCGAGCCCGTGGTCGTCGACCATGGTCGCTCCGCCCGACCCGTGGTCCGTGACATCCACCGTCAACCAGCCCGCATCGACCGCAACCGTGACATGGGCCTCGGTTGCACCGGAGTGCTTGCCCGCGTTCGTGAGAGCTTCGGCCCCCACGAAGTAGGCGGTGCGCTCGATCTCCTGCGGGATGACCGTGCCCTCCGGCAACTCGTCGACCACCTTGGCGGGGATGGGACCGCGGATCGCTACGGACTCGAGTGCGGCGACGAGCCCCCGGTCGAGCAGGATCGGCGGAGCGAATCCCCGCGACAGGGCACGAAGCTCTTCGAGCGCATCCTTCGACTGCTGCATCGCGTCGGAGAGCAGACCCTTCGCCTTCTCGGGGTCGGTGTCCATTTGCCGCTCGGCGGCAGCGATGTCCATCTGGAGCCTCACGAGCCGCTGCTGGGGACCGTCGTGGATGTCACGCTCCAGCCGCCGCAGCGAGTGCCCCTCCGCCGACACCGCGGCACCGCGCGACTCCGCCAGCGACGCGACCTCCTGCTGTAGCGCATCCGAACGGAATGCCGCGAGCATCCCGCGGGCGACGGCCCAGTGGAGGGAGGTCAGCGCGCGTGTGACGAACGGGAGTGTGACGAGGAAGATGATCCCGAGTATGAGCTGGAACAGGTTCTCGGCCACCAGCGGGTCAGGGGCGGCACCGCCGAGGCGTTCGATGATCCACTGCGAGAGGAAGAAGTCACGGTCACCGTCCGGAATAAACCCGTCCCAGAACCAGTAGCTGATTCCACCGAGCCCGACAGCCACCCACGTGACGGTGATGGACCACGTGATGGTCGTCACGACGAAGTCGACCACCATCGTGTGCAACAGGTAGAGCCAGTAGTGACCGTTGCCGAGGGTGGCGCGGATCCATCCGACGAAGCCCGTCCTGGCACGGGCATCCTGCCATTCCGGCTTCTCGATGGCCGGCCGACCTGCGAATCGCAGCAGCCCCAGAGTGAGGGTGCCGAACCCGCGGGCCACGTACAGGGCGCCGATGATGAAGAGCAGGCCGACGAGTACCGCGAGCAGTCCAGCGCCAGAGGAGAAGAGCCCGATGGTGACGACGAAGCCGACGAGAGCGATCGGGAACGCGATGAAGAGGAACGCGAGTTCGCGTGGCACGGAGCGCCAGAGGTCGCCGTAGCGGCGGAGCGCGGTCGGGTGCGGGGAGGCCGTGGTGAGTGGGGCGGTCATGGGATTCCTTTCGATTGTCCCAGCCTTGCGACCGCTGCGTCGCCCGGGAATCGGGCAGCCACACGGATGTGGAGTGGGGCTAACCCCCGGATCCCTTGGTTGACACACTTAGCGTTGCCTCAGCTTGCTTGCGGAATGCCTGAGCGTGCGTAGCGTTTAACCACTACGTACCGACACGTACAGGTAAGGGAGTCACACAATGGCCGAAACGAAGACAGTCCCCCAGTCCACGAGCGACCCGGATGTCACGAGCGGCGTCGCACAGTTCCTCGGGCCGGTCGTCACCGACCTCACCGCCCTCTCGATCGACGGCAAGCAGGCGCACTGGCACGTACGGGGCGCCAACTTCCAGGCCGTCCACGAGCTCCTCGACTCCGTCGTCGACCACGCGCGCGACTATGCGGACACCGCCGCCGAGCGCGTCGTCGCCCTCGGTCTGCCGATCGACGCACGCACCCAGACGGTCGGCAGCAAGGCGACCACCCCCGTGATGACCGCCGGATTCCAGCAGGCGGACGCCGTGATCACCGAGGTCATCGCCGCGATCGATGCGACCCTCGTGACCGTCCGCACCGCCGTGACCGAGCTCGGCGAGCTCGACCCGGTGAGCCAGGATGTCGCGATCGAGATCGCCCGCGGCCTTGAGAAGGACCGCTGGTTCCTCTTCGCGCACCTCGCGGGCCAGTAAGCACGTACCCCGTACAACGCCCCGTGTCGCCCCCTTGGGGGATGACGCGGGGCGTTGTTGCGTCGGCATACTCGTCGTGTACCGCCCAACGATGAGGGGATCGCCATGGCCGCGCACGACATTCCGGATACTCCTGAGATCCGAGCCACGATGGATGCCAGTCAGGCGGAGGGGATGAAGAGCCTGGGGCTCGCGTCATCCACCGTCGAGAAATGGGAGGACGGCTATCGCGCGGCGAAGGCCGCGGACTCGACGTTCGAGTGGTGGTACTTCGACTGCCAGTTCGACGACGGCTCGACCCTGGTGGTCACGTTCTCCAACAAGCCACATACCGACCCGTCCGGGCCGCTCACACCGACCGTGCTCGCCATCCGCCAGCTCCCGGATGGCACCCGCCAGCACCTCGAGCCGACGTTCCCAGCAGAGCAGTTCAGCGCCTCGACCGAGCAGTGCGACGTGTCGATCGGCAAGAACACGGTCAGGGGCGACCTCGACACCTACGAGATGCATCTCGAACTCGACGACCTCACCGCCGACGTCACGATCACGCGAGCCGCACCCTCGTGGCGACCCGGGGCCGGCATCAACTACTTCGACTCGGCGCGTGACCACTACCTCGCCTGGGTCGTGCCGGTGCCCTATGGAACGGTGAGCGCAACCATCACGGAGAACGGCTCGACCTCGACGCTCACCGGTAGCGCCTACCACGATCACAACTGGGGCAACCACCTCATGGGGTCGTTCCTCGACCACTGGTACTGGGGCCGAGCCCATGTCGGTGACTACACGATCGTCTACGTTCGCATGACGACGAAGGGTTTCATGGGTTTCGGGGAGATCAACATCCCCACCTTCTACCTCGCCAAGGGCGAGACGCTCATCACCGACGACCTCCTCCCACTTCGCCTGGTCACGAGCGGGGACGTGCCGGGTCCCGGTCACCAGACCTACCCGACGCGCATGGAGTGGACGTGGCACAGCGACCGCGGCTCCATCTCCATGACGGCGACCAACCCGAAGCTCATCGAGTCGCTCGATATGGCGGTGCCGCGCCATGGCTTCTCGAAGCTCGTGCATGCGGCCGAGCATCCGATGTACTACGACTTCAACGCGGACCTCGAGCTCGATATCGCGCTCGATGACCTCACCGATCACGTCGTGGGTCGCACGCTCTACGAGAAGATGATGTTCCGCTAGAGCCGCTCGTGGGTGATGCGCCCACCGAGAACGGTCAGGGCAACGGGCATCCGCTCGAGTAACGCGCCGTCCGCGTCGAACGGGTCTGCCTCCACGGCGACGAGATCAGCAGGTTCCCCCTCGGCGACGCTCGAACGCACGGACGCCGCGATCGCCTCCTCCGGGGTGATGCGCTGCTCCGGATGCCACGGCTCCCGATCCCCGCGCCTGCGTGTGACCGCGGCCGAGATCGCGATCCACGGGTCGAGCGGGGAGACGGGTGCATCCGACCCGAGCCGAAGAACTGCACCGGCATCGAGCAGGCTCCGGAAGGCGTAGAGACCGCCAGTGCGCCCGTCCCACACCGAATCGGCGAGGTCCCGGTCGTCCATCGCGTGCTCCGGCTGGACACTCGCCGCAACACCGAGCGCGGCGAAGCGGGGCAGGTCGGCGCTGGAGAGCAGCTGGGCATGCTCGATCCGGCCGGTCGCGCCAACGGCCTCGAAGGCGTCGAGCGCGAGGGTGTTGGCGCGGTCGCCGATCGCGTGGACCCAGGGCTCGATCCCGGCCTTGGAGGCTAGGGTCATGTACCTGCGAAGGTCGTCGGGTTCGACGGTCAGGAGGCCTGTTCCGCCATCGGGGTAGGCGTCGTAGGTGAACGCGGTGCGCGTACCCAGCGAGCCATCCGTGAGCACCTTGTAGCCCCCCACCGTGAGCAGGGGCTCGAGTTCGAGTCCCGTGTGCAGCCCCTGGTCGATCGCCCGCTCGAGGTCCTGCGTGTAGATGGCGAACTGCACGCGCAGTGCGTCGTGGCCAGCGGCGATGCGGCGCTCCCACGTGTCGCGGTTCCACGCCATCTCGAGATCGGCGACACCGACGACGCCGCGGGCAGCGGCAGCCGTGGCTGCCTCACGCGCCCAGGAGTCGAGGATCGTGTCATCCACCGTTCCCAGGGCTGCGGTGACGGCGAATGCGGCGTCCTCGCGGAGGAGTCCAGTGGGGTGGTGCGCATGACCGAACCGCTGGAGCGCGGCCGTGTTGAGCCACACCGAGTGGAGGTCGCCACTGAGGAGAACGACCGGCACCGTGGGAGCAGCGGAATCGAGGAGCTCCTTGTGCGGGGCATCAGGCCAGAGGCCGTCGCGAAAACCTACGCCGACCAGCAGATCGTCGCCGACGGCCGCACGAACGATCTCGGCAGCCTCGCGAGCGGATGCCGCGGCAGACACGTCAAGTCGCTGCGACGTGAGCGCCCACTGCGTGAAGTGCACGTGTTCATCCCAGAGGCCGGGAAGCAACCATCGGCCCGCGAGATCGATGTCGCCGCTGCCGATGGACCCGATCTCGACGATCCGACCGTCCTCGATGCGAACGTCGACGTCGCGATCGGAGACGCGCGCGTTACCGAGAAGCATCGCGGTCCAGCCGGGTCATCTCGCGTGCCAGCGGCGGATTGGCGTAGTTCTCCCCCGCCTGCAGCTCGCTGATGATGCGCTCGCGCACCTCCGGCGACTTGTTCTGGCTCAGCTTGAGGCGCGCGTCGAACCGTGTGACGCGCAGTCGGATACCCACAGTGCCCTTGGCAATGCGACGGGAGGACTCCTCGTCCAGCTCGAGGCTCACCGGGTGGGGCATGGTGTCCTCGAAGTAGTCGACGAGCTCGCCGAGCACCCGGAAGTTCTCCTCGTCGGAGAGAATCTCGGGAACGCCGTAGAGGTGCGCCGTGACGTGATTCCAGGTGGGGATGATGTCACCCTCGTCGTACCACCCGGGCGAGATGTAGCCGTGCGGGCCCTGGATGATGACGAGGATCTCGTGCTCACCAAGCTCGTGCAGCTTCTCGTCTGGGCGCCCGACGTGGGAGACGATGACGATGTCATCCTCGTTCTCCTCGAGGACGACCGGGTAGTGGCTCGCGACGAGCCCGGCGCTCGTGTGGGAGACGATCGTCGCCCACGAGTTGGCGCGGATGAGCCGCTTCACTTCCTCGGGATCGGTCGTGATGTAGCCGGGCGTATGTCTCATGCAGCCAGCATCCCACGGGATGCGCGTCAGGCCTGGTCGAGGGGGCACCAGTAGAGCTTGCGGCCGCCGATCTCCTCCATGACGATGGGCGTTCCGCAGAGACGGCACGGCTTGCCGGTGCGGTGGTAGACCCAGTGCCGATCGTCACGACTCGCGAGCGCGGCCTCGTAGCGCGCGCCACGCAGACCGTCCATAGTCAGCATCTGTCCTGTCTTCACGCCGATCTTGAGGAGCTTCGTCCAGTCACGCCAGAGCGCGCGTACCGTCTCCTCCGGCACGTCACGCCCTGGGGTGTGGGGGTTGAGCCGGGCACGGAACAGGAGCTCGGCGCGGTACACGTTGCCGATGCCGCTCACGACCGACTGGTCCATGAGGAGGAGTCCGATAGGCGTGGGCTTCTTGAGCACGGTTGCAGTGAACCGATCTTCGGCCTTCTTGCCCGTGTCCACGAGCGGATCCGGGCCGAGACGGTCGATGACGGCCTGAACCTCGTCAGGGGTGAGGACGTCGCACGCGGTCGGTCCGCGGAGGTCCGCGCAGGTTGCATCCGTCAGCAGCCGGACGCGAACGGCGCCGATGGGCTCCGGCGGGAAGGACTCGAGGGGTGCCTCGAGTCGCTCCTGCTCGGCCATCCGCAACCGTGTGCGCCGGGGTGCTCCGATGCTCGAGAGCGAATCCTCGAACCCTCCCACGACGGTGCCACGCTGGTTGGTCTGGCCCATGCGTCCCGCGGCCGAGGCGATCGTGGCATCCGCCGTGATGTCGCCGGAGAAGTCCCAGGCCCCATAGATGCCCAGGTGCACGCGGAGCCACAGATCGTGATCGAACTCGAGGAACATCTGCTTGCCGACGGCTTTCGCGTCGACCATCTCGTGGCCGTCGAGCTGGGCTGCTCCCGCCGCAAAGCGGCCCTGGGGAGAACTGGCAGCGATGCGCTTGCCGACGAAGTGCAGCCCGAACTGCCGGGCGATGCGGTGGACGGAGTGACCCTCGGGCATGGACTGTGTCCTCTCGGGGCTAGGCGCCGATCGGGTGGCCCGCGATCTGCCCTGTCTGCTCGTACTCGGCCAGCTGCGCGATACGACGAGCGTGACGCTCCTCACCCGAGAACGGCTCCGCGATGAAGAGATCGATGAAGTTCTTGGCCTCCTCGACGGTGTGCTGGCGTGCACCGATCGAGATGACATTGGCGTCATTGTGCTGTCGCGCGAGCAGGGCCGTCGACTCGTTCCAGACGAGGGCGGCACGGATGCCCTTCACCTTGTTCGCGGCAATCTGCTCGCCGTTGCCCGAACCGCCGAAGACGATACCGAGGCACTCGATGCCGGCAGCCTGGTCCCGCGCCACGGCGAGCGCCGCGTTGATGCAGAACGACGGGTAGTCGTCGAGCGGTTCGTAGGTCTGGGGTCCGTGGTCGACGACGTCATGGCCCGCGGCACGGAGGTGTGCCTGGAGGTCTGCGCTGAGCTCGAGGCCGGCATGGTCGGTTGCGATGTGGATGAGCATGACCATCAGTTTAGGGTTCACGTTCGACGTGGGTCTGGCGCAGGAGGGGGTAGCGGGAGCACACTGGTCGTACCGGATTCTCCCTCGAGCAGGAGGCGCCATGACCATAACGCAGTCGACCCCGCAACTCATGCCGATCCTCTCTGCTGGGCGCCACCGGAACGCGTCCCGCGGAGCGTGCTTCATGGAGTACGCCTCCTTCCTCGCCGGTGAGCGTTGGAGCGACAGGCCCGCCTGCACCCACCCGCTATTGGCCTCGCTCGCGCGCGATGTTAATGACCTGACCACGGATGCCCACCGAGGCGAGCTACTGCCCCTGGTGCCCCGGGTGGTCGGCCTCAACCCGGCGAGCGAGCTCTACTCGGCGGAGGTCGCCGTGCTCGCCGCATCGGCGGCACTCCCGATCGCGAGCATGGAGCGTCAGCGGGCACTCGCGGCCGGCCTCATCTCGCTCGTACGGCGAGCGGAGGACGACCGTCTGGAGCGCATCGCCGAGGAATCTCTGGCCCAGGTTCCGGACATCCAGCGCTGGGCGCAGCGCTACCTGAACGAGGTGTACTCCGCCCGCGGATCGTGGACCCACGCCGCCGAGGCGATCGTGCACACGTCGACGGTGGGCATCGCGCTGGCCTGCGTTGCCGACCCTGAGTCGCAGCTCAAGGACCTGCTGGTCGCCGCCATCCAGGCCGGTGAGCGCATGACTCAGCGCGTCGGTATCACCCCGGATCGGTTGCTCGTCGACAGTTAGGCTGGACTCCCACGAACGAGCAGGGAGTGTGCTGTGCCAGGAGAGAATCTCACCCGTGTCGAGGCCCAGGAGCGTAAGGCCCTGATCGATGTGCAGTCCTACGAGGTCGCGCTCGACCTGACGACCGGTCCCGAGACCTTCGGTAGTACGACCACGGTGCGGTTCACCGCCACGCAGGGCGCATCCACGTTCATCGACGCGATCACCCGCACCGTTCACTCCGTCACGCTCAACGGCACCGCACTGGATGCCACGGCCGTGAGCGACGGCACGCGCATCCAGCTCGACAACCTCTCGGACACCAACGTGCTCGAGGTCGTCGCAGAGGTCGAGTACTCCCGCACTGGCGAGGGCCTCCACCGCTTCGTGGACCCGGTCGACGACGAGGTGTACCTGTACACGCAGTTCGAGGTGCCGGACTCCCGCCGCGTCTTCGCCGTCTTCGAGCAGCCCGACCTGAAGGCGACCTTCCAGTTCACGGTGACGGCGCCAGCCGACTGGGCCGTAGTCAGCAACTCCCCCACGCCGGTTCCCTCCCCTGCTGTGCTCCCCGAGGCTCTCGAAGGGGGCGCTGCGACCTGGACCTTCGCACCCACACCCGTTCTGTCCAGCTACGTCACCGCGCTCGTGGCTGGTCCGTATGAGTCTGTGCACTCGGAACTCACGTCGAGCGATGGCCGTGTCATCCCGCTCGGGATCTTCGCCCGCAAGTCGCTCGCCCAGTACCTCGACGCCGACTACATCTTCGAGAAGACCCGCGAGGGCTTCGCGTTCTACGAGGAGAAGTTCGCCTACCCCTACCCGTTCGCCAAGTACGACCAGCTGTTCGTGCCGGAGTTCAACGCCGGCGCCATGGAGAACGCGGGCGCGATCACCTTCACGGAGACGTACGTGTTCCGCTCGAAGGTGACGGATGCCATCAAGGAGCGTCGCGTCGTCACGATCCTGCACGAGCTCGCCCACATGTGGTTCGGCGACCTCGTGACCATGAAGTGGTGGAACGACCTCTGGCTCAACGAGTCGTTCGCGGAGTGGGCCTCGACGCTCGCGACCGCCGAGGCCACCGAGTGGCATGAGGCGTGGACCACCTTCCAGGCGATGGAGAAGAGCTGGGCCTACAAGCAGGACCAGCTGCCATCCACCCACCCGGTCGTCGCGACCATCAACGACCTCGAGGACGTCCAGGTCAACTTCGACGGCATCACCTACGCCAAGGGCGGTTCGGTGCTCAAGCAGCTCGTCGCGTGGGTGGGTATTGACGCCTTCATGGCGGGTGTTGGCGCGTACTTCCGCAAGCACGAGTTCGCCAACACCGAGCTGACCGACCTGCTCGTCGAACTCGAGAAGACCTCCGGTCGCGAGCTCACGAGCTGGAGCAAGCTCTGGCTCGAGACCGCGGGCGTCAACACGCTCCGTCCCGCGATCCAGACCACGGATGACGGCGCCATCGCGTCGTTCGCGGTGCTCCAGTCCGCCGAGCCCGACTACCCCACGATCCGCCCGCACCGCCTCGCGATCGGTTTCTACAACCTCCGTGACGGCAAGCTCCGTCGCGACCACCGCGTGGAGATCGACATCGACGGTGAGCGGACCGAGGTTCCGGAACTCGTCGGCCTCGCCCGCCCTGACCTCGTGCTCGTCAACGATGAGGACCTGGCGTACGCCAAGATCCGACTCGACGCGGAGTCGCAGTCGGTTGCGATGGAGCACCTCGAGGACATCGACGACCCGCTGGCTCGTGCGATCGTCTGGGGCGCCGCCTGGGATGCCACGCGTGACGCCGAGACCCGCCCGAGCGACTACGTGCAGCTCGTGCTGAACAACATCGCCGCCGAGACCGAGTCGACCACCATCCGCACGACCCTCACGCAGCTCCTGTCCGTGGCCCGGTACTACGTCGACCCTGCTGCACGGGGTGCGACGATCGCCACGGTGGGCGATGGGCTCTGGACTCTCGCGCAGCGGGCGGATGCGGCATCCGACGCGCAGTTCCAGTTCGTGAAGTTCTTCGCCAACATCGCTTCGACGTCCGAGCACGTGGCGTCGCTCCGCGGGCTGCTCGACGGCTCGATCACGCTCGACGGGCTCGAGATCGATACCGACCTCCGGTGGGAGTTGCTCGAGGGACTCGCACTCAACAACGCGATCTCCGATGCCGAGATCGAGAGCGCGCTGCTGGCCGACAACACATCGAACGGCCAGCAGGCCGCCGCGCGGGCACGTGCCGCAGTCCCGACCGCCGAGGCGAAGGCGACCGCGTTCGCCTCGCTCGCGGACAGCGACACCCTGAGCAACGCGATCGTGCGTGCGGTGACCATGGGCTTCCAGCACACAAATGACCCGGCGTCGCTGGCCCCGCTCGTCGAGCCGTACTTCGCGTCGCTCGACGAGATCTGGGCCACGCGCAGCTACAAGATCGCCGAGCACTTCGTCGAGGGCCTCTACCCCGCGCCGCTCGCGTCGCAGGACCTCGTGGATGCCACGAACGCCTGGCTCGACACGCATCCCGACTCGCCGGCCCTGCGCCGCATGGTGATCGAGAACCTCGCGGGCGTGGAACGTGCGCTGCGTGCCCAGGCGCGCGACGCCGCGGAGGTGTAGCAGCCCTGGACCCCTTCGCATTCTTCGAGGCGCTGCCTGACCCGCTCAAGCGGCTCATCCTCATCGCGATCATCATCGTGGGTGCGGTGCTGCTTCGGTTCGTCCTGATCTTTGTCATCCGTCGCGTCGTCAACCGCGTCGTATCCGGGGTGAAGAAGAGGCACAACGTGGACGACACGCGTGAACTCGAGGCGTCGCCCCTTGCCGCGGTGCGCCTCGTCCAACGCACGCGGTCCCTGGGCAGCGTGTTCTCGAACGGCGCGACCGCCATCATCGTCGCCGTCTCCATCCTCATGATCTTCGCCGTGGCTGCCCCGGGTGCGACTGGCGCCTTTGCCCTGATCACCGCTGCCGTCGGTGCTGGCCTGGGTTTTGGAGCGCAGAACATCGTGCGTGACGTGCTCAACGGCATCTTCATCGTGTCCGAGGACCAGCTCGGCATCGGCGACGTGGTCGACACCGGCCTCGCGACGGGTGTCGTGGAGGATGTCGGCATTCGCATCACCCAGATCCGTGACGTCAACGGCACGCTGTGGTTCGTGCGCAATGGCGAGATCCTGCGCCTCGGCAACATGTCGTACGGGTGGGCGCGGGCGATCATCGACCTCGCGGTGCCCTACGACGCGGATGTCGACGCGATCCAGGCGCGCATCCTGGAGGTCGCGAACGAACTCGCCGCTGACCCGAAGTGGAAGCACCGCATCATCGAGAAGCCCGCCCTGTGGGGCATCGAATCGATCTCCGCCGAGGCCGTGGTGGTGCGCCTCGTCGTGAAAACCCGATCGACGGCGAAGGACGACGTGGCCAGAGAGCTCCGGTGGCGACTCAAGAAGGCGCTCGACGAGATGGGTGTCCGGCTTCCGGCACTCAATTCGATCGTGCTCACCGGGTTCGACGGGGCGGCGGGGTTGCGCAGCTCGAAAGCGAATCGGCAGAAGCCCCCGGCATCCCTCGACGATGTCGCCAAGAAGAACGCAACACCAACGAAGGGCGACGGATGACCGCGCACGAGCCCAACCCCGTGACCCTCCGCATGAGTGCCGGCGGCGATGCCGTGCAGGGCAACTTCTGGGAGCAGGTCGGCGGCCGACCGACGTTCGAGAAGCTCGTACGGGCCTTCTACGACGGCATCCGCACCGATGAGGTGCTGCTTCCGATGTATCCAGAAGAGGATCTCGAGGGTGCCATCCAGCGCCTCACCGGATTCCTCGAGCAGTACTGGGGTGGTCCCACGACGTACAGCGAGGAGCGCGGGCATCCGCGGCTGCGCATGCGCCACCTGCCGTTCAAGGTGAACCCGGATGCCAGGGACCGCTGGCTCCTCCACATGCGTGCCGCGGTCGACACCCTTGAGCTGCCACCGCTGCAGGACGCGACGCTGTGGGGTTACCTCGACCGCGCTGCCCACGCCATGGTGAACACGTTCGACGACTAGAGCTGCTCGGTGACCTGACGAAAGTCCCTCGCCGATTGGTCGGCATACGCCAGCGACCACTCGACGACCGCGTGATCGAAAACGCTCGATGAACCGAGATACCCGGCCATCGCGGGCGCCTGCGGACTCTGTGCGTGAGCGCGCCCGAGGACCGAACCGCACTCGCTGACGTAGGCCTCGAACGGCGTGGGTGCCAGGCCCGCGAGTTCCACCGCCCCCTTCATGTCACGGAACTGCCGAACGTAGAAGTGCCGCCCCGTGGGCCCCGTGATGTAGCCCAGGAACGGGTCGGAGATCGCCTGCAGGATGCGCTGGTTGTCGACGACGCGCGCTCCGTGGT encodes the following:
- a CDS encoding globin, translated to MSAGGDAVQGNFWEQVGGRPTFEKLVRAFYDGIRTDEVLLPMYPEEDLEGAIQRLTGFLEQYWGGPTTYSEERGHPRLRMRHLPFKVNPDARDRWLLHMRAAVDTLELPPLQDATLWGYLDRAAHAMVNTFDD
- a CDS encoding mechanosensitive ion channel family protein is translated as MLLRFVLIFVIRRVVNRVVSGVKKRHNVDDTRELEASPLAAVRLVQRTRSLGSVFSNGATAIIVAVSILMIFAVAAPGATGAFALITAAVGAGLGFGAQNIVRDVLNGIFIVSEDQLGIGDVVDTGLATGVVEDVGIRITQIRDVNGTLWFVRNGEILRLGNMSYGWARAIIDLAVPYDADVDAIQARILEVANELAADPKWKHRIIEKPALWGIESISAEAVVVRLVVKTRSTAKDDVARELRWRLKKALDEMGVRLPALNSIVLTGFDGAAGLRSSKANRQKPPASLDDVAKKNATPTKGDG
- a CDS encoding amidohydrolase; translated protein: MLLGNARVSDRDVDVRIEDGRIVEIGSIGSGDIDLAGRWLLPGLWDEHVHFTQWALTSQRLDVSAAASAREAAEIVRAAVGDDLLVGVGFRDGLWPDAPHKELLDSAAPTVPVVLLSGDLHSVWLNTAALQRFGHAHHPTGLLREDAAFAVTAALGTVDDTILDSWAREAATAAAARGVVGVADLEMAWNRDTWERRIAAGHDALRVQFAIYTQDLERAIDQGLHTGLELEPLLTVGGYKVLTDGSLGTRTAFTYDAYPDGGTGLLTVEPDDLRRYMTLASKAGIEPWVHAIGDRANTLALDAFEAVGATGRIEHAQLLSSADLPRFAALGVAASVQPEHAMDDRDLADSVWDGRTGGLYAFRSLLDAGAVLRLGSDAPVSPLDPWIAISAAVTRRRGDREPWHPEQRITPEEAIAASVRSSVAEGEPADLVAVEADPFDADGALLERMPVALTVLGGRITHERL
- the pepN gene encoding aminopeptidase N; its protein translation is MPGENLTRVEAQERKALIDVQSYEVALDLTTGPETFGSTTTVRFTATQGASTFIDAITRTVHSVTLNGTALDATAVSDGTRIQLDNLSDTNVLEVVAEVEYSRTGEGLHRFVDPVDDEVYLYTQFEVPDSRRVFAVFEQPDLKATFQFTVTAPADWAVVSNSPTPVPSPAVLPEALEGGAATWTFAPTPVLSSYVTALVAGPYESVHSELTSSDGRVIPLGIFARKSLAQYLDADYIFEKTREGFAFYEEKFAYPYPFAKYDQLFVPEFNAGAMENAGAITFTETYVFRSKVTDAIKERRVVTILHELAHMWFGDLVTMKWWNDLWLNESFAEWASTLATAEATEWHEAWTTFQAMEKSWAYKQDQLPSTHPVVATINDLEDVQVNFDGITYAKGGSVLKQLVAWVGIDAFMAGVGAYFRKHEFANTELTDLLVELEKTSGRELTSWSKLWLETAGVNTLRPAIQTTDDGAIASFAVLQSAEPDYPTIRPHRLAIGFYNLRDGKLRRDHRVEIDIDGERTEVPELVGLARPDLVLVNDEDLAYAKIRLDAESQSVAMEHLEDIDDPLARAIVWGAAWDATRDAETRPSDYVQLVLNNIAAETESTTIRTTLTQLLSVARYYVDPAARGATIATVGDGLWTLAQRADAASDAQFQFVKFFANIASTSEHVASLRGLLDGSITLDGLEIDTDLRWELLEGLALNNAISDAEIESALLADNTSNGQQAAARARAAVPTAEAKATAFASLADSDTLSNAIVRAVTMGFQHTNDPASLAPLVEPYFASLDEIWATRSYKIAEHFVEGLYPAPLASQDLVDATNAWLDTHPDSPALRRMVIENLAGVERALRAQARDAAEV
- a CDS encoding ribose-5-phosphate isomerase, whose translation is MLIHIATDHAGLELSADLQAHLRAAGHDVVDHGPQTYEPLDDYPSFCINAALAVARDQAAGIECLGIVFGGSGNGEQIAANKVKGIRAALVWNESTALLARQHNDANVISIGARQHTVEEAKNFIDLFIAEPFSGEERHARRIAQLAEYEQTGQIAGHPIGA
- a CDS encoding Fpg/Nei family DNA glycosylase produces the protein MPEGHSVHRIARQFGLHFVGKRIAASSPQGRFAAGAAQLDGHEMVDAKAVGKQMFLEFDHDLWLRVHLGIYGAWDFSGDITADATIASAAGRMGQTNQRGTVVGGFEDSLSSIGAPRRTRLRMAEQERLEAPLESFPPEPIGAVRVRLLTDATCADLRGPTACDVLTPDEVQAVIDRLGPDPLVDTGKKAEDRFTATVLKKPTPIGLLLMDQSVVSGIGNVYRAELLFRARLNPHTPGRDVPEETVRALWRDWTKLLKIGVKTGQMLTMDGLRGARYEAALASRDDRHWVYHRTGKPCRLCGTPIVMEEIGGRKLYWCPLDQA
- a CDS encoding sensor histidine kinase, with amino-acid sequence MTAPLTTASPHPTALRRYGDLWRSVPRELAFLFIAFPIALVGFVVTIGLFSSGAGLLAVLVGLLFIIGALYVARGFGTLTLGLLRFAGRPAIEKPEWQDARARTGFVGWIRATLGNGHYWLYLLHTMVVDFVVTTITWSITVTWVAVGLGGISYWFWDGFIPDGDRDFFLSQWIIERLGGAAPDPLVAENLFQLILGIIFLVTLPFVTRALTSLHWAVARGMLAAFRSDALQQEVASLAESRGAAVSAEGHSLRRLERDIHDGPQQRLVRLQMDIAAAERQMDTDPEKAKGLLSDAMQQSKDALEELRALSRGFAPPILLDRGLVAALESVAIRGPIPAKVVDELPEGTVIPQEIERTAYFVGAEALTNAGKHSGATEAHVTVAVDAGWLTVDVTDHGSGGATMVDDHGLAGLRERLRGVGGTLQVESPVGGPTTISARLPLTYP
- a CDS encoding Dps family protein — translated: MAETKTVPQSTSDPDVTSGVAQFLGPVVTDLTALSIDGKQAHWHVRGANFQAVHELLDSVVDHARDYADTAAERVVALGLPIDARTQTVGSKATTPVMTAGFQQADAVITEVIAAIDATLVTVRTAVTELGELDPVSQDVAIEIARGLEKDRWFLFAHLAGQ
- a CDS encoding FMN-binding negative transcriptional regulator, whose protein sequence is MRHTPGYITTDPEEVKRLIRANSWATIVSHTSAGLVASHYPVVLEENEDDIVIVSHVGRPDEKLHELGEHEILVIIQGPHGYISPGWYDEGDIIPTWNHVTAHLYGVPEILSDEENFRVLGELVDYFEDTMPHPVSLELDEESSRRIAKGTVGIRLRVTRFDARLKLSQNKSPEVRERIISELQAGENYANPPLAREMTRLDRDASR